A stretch of DNA from Planococcus antarcticus DSM 14505:
AAGAGTGGATGGAGAGCTGTCGAAAGATGTTGTGGTCGAGGTCCATGACTTTGCTATGCCATGGAACGATCCCGCCCGTATCGACTGGGCCATCCATCCGGAAGGTTCCGAACAAATCGGCTGCATCCACACCGTCCAAGGACTGGAAATGGAATACGTCGGTGTCATCATCGGCAATGATCTAACCTATAATCCAGAAACCCAATCCATTGAAGTAAAGCGAGAGAACTTCAAAGATAAAGGCGCCAGACCGGCGAAGCCTAAGGGTAAGTATGAGGTTGATCTGCTTGATCAGTTGGTGAGGAATACGTATAAGACGTTGATGACGCGGGGGATGAAGGGTTGTTATGTTTATTGTGTAGACAAGGACCTAGAAAAAGGATTAACAAAGAATATACTAAATTCATTCAGTAATTAAACCTATTTGGATAAGTTTATTGGAAAGTCTGAGGCTGATCATAATGTTAATAATTAATCCTATCGAATATCCAAGACATAGAGAGTGGAATGCCAAAGTTTTTTCAATGCCTAAGATTCCAAGAGGTGATATAGGACAGTCTGCAATTTTAAGGGAAATTTTAAAAGCTATAACAGAGAAAGTTCCTTATAGTACTAAAATGAAGTTCTCAGGTAGCAATAGTCATGCGACTCTTGAACATTTATGTACATGGTTAAGACCGGTAGGATTAATCTACAAAGAAGACAGAGTGTGGAAAATTTCAGAAGAAGGACGAAAGTTTCTGGAGTCTGAAGACGATTTATATTTAATGGCTGTGTTCTGTGCCAATATTAGATTTACCAGTGAATTATTAGTGGAGCTTGAGACTCCCCTAACTTCTCTTGAACTGCTTAATATAGCCAATAAAGATTACAAATTGAATTGGGATACTAAAGCAGAAGTAGGAAGTAGATTAACTTGGGTTAGGCAGTTCGGTTTAGTGAGTTTTAATGATTTTAAAAATACCTATTATTTAACTGATGAAGGAAAAAAGTTTATCGAAAATATCAGTTATGTAAAGCCTGAAGATATTGAAGTCATTGGTGACATAACAAGTAATGAAGTTGAGGTACCTGTTTCTAGTTGGGCAGAAAATTTAATTCAAATAGAACCGGAAGAGCCTATAATTCGAAAGTCTTCAGTGGGGTACATTCCGGGAAGTATTCCAGAAATTTGCGAAACATTTGATGGATATATTCAGTTGATATACTCAACTGTTAACAAGGAAGCTTTTCTGAATTATTCACAGGAGACTTATAATATTGCGGTGTCGTCGGCTAATGCATTTGCTACAACTATGACAAATATAAACTTTTTGGAACGAACATCGAGAAATGCATATCAAGCTACAGATTTAGCGAAGAATTGGTTAATCAATAAATCACCATTAGATTTGATTTACTGTTTGCATGTTAATGTACTATTTATATTTGAATTATTGGAGGAACTTGAAAAGGAAAGTTTGTCTTTTAAAGAACTTGCTGTAATTGCTAAAGTATCCTACGGTTTTGAAACTGAAAGGATAGATGAAATTAGAAAAAGAATCAATATTATGCAGCTCGCTTTACTTGTGCAAGAAGAAACACCAGGGAAGTATTGTTTAACACGAAGAGGAAAAAACGTTCTTGGAAAAGTTGTAACCCAGCAAAGGCAAAATTTCACATTAGTAAATGGACCACTAAAAGAAGTGGATATTGTAAAAGAAGATTTAACAGTCAATGACTATTTAACAGAGCTTCGATTAGCTTCTAAAGAATCCTCTAATCCGATAAGGTTTGAAAAAGCTATAGCGGCCACACTCTCAATATTAGGATTTAATGTGATAAGACATGGGGGCTCTGGGAAGACAGATGTTTTAATCCAATCGCCTAGTATTCCAAAATATTCATTTAGTGTAACTGTTGATGCAAAATCTACACAATCAGGATCAGTGACAGAAGGGCTTATTAATTTCGATACTTTGAAAGACCATAGAAAAATTCATGGAGCAAATTTTATAGCAGTGATAGGATTTTCGTTTCAAGGAGAGCGATTAATTAAGAGAGCGATAGAACATAAAGTTGCTTTGATAGATATTGAGGCTTTGGAAACTTTAATAAAGCTTCACAATGAAATACCGCTACAGGTTAATTCATACAAAAAAATATTTTCGCAAAGAGGAAAAGTTAGTGTAAGTGTTTTAGAAGAAGATCGTCGGGAAATTCGAAGGTCTGGAATATTATTGCAAGCTATTATGGGCTGTTTAATAGAAGAAAGTTTAGATCCAGTAACAGAGGGACTTCTTCATGATAAAGATATTTATCGAACGTTAAGATCTAACAAGGACTTTGATTCTCCTCCACTATTAATTGAAATATCTGAGATGCTCCAATTTTTATCATCCCCTTTGATAGGAAGTATAGGGCGCTCTAAAGAGGGATATTATGCTTTGGGGACTTTAGCTGATGCGAAGAATAAGTTTAATTTCTATGCTAAATCATGCTCAACAAATCAAGTACCGGGTAAATTAGATTTTTAAAATTACTCTTTTAAAATCAGGTTTAGGAGAAATAGATATATCTGAATTATTTTGAGATTCCTAGGCCTTTTATAAAATAGTTATCGGAGAATCTGTTATACTCCTTTATCTAGTGCTGGTTTAAGGATGGGGAGTTTGGAAGTGCAAGGAAATCTTTTCAGAAAAGTGGTCGCCAATAAATCTATAAAATTACACGCGTGTTGATTAACCAATAAATGACAGACTACTCCTGCTGAGGGCAAAGTACTCGTGCAGAAATGTCGTCAGGGCATCCAGCCAAATCAGCGGCAATGTACCGGTCAACAGCGTGCGCTGAAAGGCCACAAGCGACAAAGCAGGCAGCCGGATGGCCAATTTCGTCTTTTGATACAGCCACTGGATCAATACATACGCGATCAACGCCGCAAACAGTTGATTATAAACGGCATTGGGCGTTTGGCCAAATAACTTCGGCACGTTCAAGTTCTGCTTGATCCAGCGGAAGAAAGATTCGATGCCCCAACGTGCTTTGTAGATTCGGGCGATGGCCTCAGCTGACAGGTTAAGAAGATTGGTGACGACCCGAATCTCATGCCCTTTATGATCCGTGAAAAAGACCATGCGGTGCCGTTTCGTTGAGCGCGATTGAGGCGTTCCAAGCCGGCAGGTGAAGTCACGGGTGACATTGGACTCTTCCTCTGGCAGGCGCTGCAGCGATTTGACGGTCGACAGTTCGACATTTTCTTTCACCCGGATGACAAAATCCTGGTAATCCGATACGAACCGGTCAATGCGTTTGATATTGAAATATGCCCGGTCCTGTACCAGGATAAACCGGCGGTCGGCCAAGCGTTCACCAACCGGTCCATCGTGTACGAGACCTGTAGTTTCAACTACGTCTAACGGCATATTGGTTTCGGGTGTATAGCTGACATGAAGCTTGATGCCCGACCGTTCGCCGTGATAAAGCGCCCAAGGGAGCCGGCTCTTCCCTACGGTAATCGTTGTGGAATCTACCAGTAGAAGCCGGTTTGGAATTTTGAGTGCGCGCCTTGTCGCCCGGTTGCATTTACCGACGACCAAGGCGAAGGCTTTTTTCATCAACTGGTAGTCGAGTTCCTTCATCTTTTTGGAGATCGTCGAGTGGTCGACATCGACCAGCCCCGCGGAAGTTCCGACGTCGCCGCAATGACGATAGCCCTTCCATTCGGACGCCGCTGCGGTCACCAGGTATTCAATCAACTTGCCGACAGTGAGCTTTCGGGCGGTATCTTCATAGCCAATCAGCTCCGTGAGCGTGGCCACCTCTTCATTCGTAATAAACTTTTGAATCAAATTGGGGAATAGGGTATTCTGTTTCATAAGGGACACCTCTTCCTGTAGTTGTTGGTTCGCACTTACAGTCTACAAGAAAGGTGTCTCTTTTTGTATTGATTTGGATGATTCTGGTTAATCAACACGCGTGATAAAATTAATCTAAAAAAAGAAACAATAAATTTCCCGCGTATTGAGTTAGAAAACATTGTGCAAGGAAGCGGTCAACTGAAATATGGGTTTTAAGTTCGAAGGATTCCAGACTAATTAATGAATTTATTTCTTTCTTTATACAAGGGACAGAGTTCCTAGAAACAGGAAATAAATCTATAGGATCAAAAATGCCTCGCGCTGACTGGAATTCAGTTTCAGAATTATCCTTTAAAATTCCGACAATAAAAAAACAGGGAAAAATAGTAGGCTATTTGAAAGCCTTAGAAAATAAAATTGTTAAAGAAAAAGAGAAGTTGATGGCTCTGGAAGAGCAGAAGAAAGGGTTTATGCAGGGGATGTTTGTTTAAAAACTTTATATGGAAACAAAATTTAAAAATCACCACAATTGAAGCTTATATTCGATTGTGGTGTAAAAACAGAATTAACCTTTTCCCAATGTTGACCCTGCTTTCTTTAACTTTTTCTTTGATGAAGAGTTACTTGCAAGTTTTGTTCCCGCAGCAGAGAGCTGTTTTTTTGTTGGTTTCTTAGTCATAAAATCACCTCTTTTCTATTAAAATATTAATAAAAAGGAACATATGTTCTTTTTATTTTACACTACTATTTCAGAAAAATCAATTTACATACTATTGGTAGGAGTGATTTAGTTGATTGGTATTAGAGAAATGAAATATAAAAATATGTTGAAGATGACTGAAGATATTCAACAAAAATATTATTATGAAGCTGAAGAAGAATTGGTGTTTTCGTTTTCAAATCTGAAGTTTATAGAACCTGCAGGTGCTTTAATATTTTTGCTAACTGTGAATAAGTTGCAAGAAAATAAGATACCCTATGAAATAGAGCCAATTATTGATCTTATGCATAAAGCAGCGATAACCTACGGAGAAAGAATGGGTATATTTCAAAAATTAGGACTTTCAGATGCTCCTATGTACAGCGAAGGAACTACTTATATAGCGCCAGCAGAAACAAATATAAAGAAGGTGTTTGAAGAGCTGAAACTTCAAGGAACAACTATAGAGAATTATTATGATGATATCTCAGAGAAAATAGTTAATAAAATTTTAATGCAATTTGAAAACTATACGGATGAAAATGTTAGAGATTTATTTTTATTTGTTAGTGAATCGCGTCCCAGGGAAAGAAACAATTCTAAAAAATTCTGATTATACACTACAATTTATATTCCATACATGAGGAAGTCTATAAAGCCAATATTTCTAACTACAACGATTCTTGATTATTCAGGAGTATAAATTGTTTGGGAATTGTTTCGCTCCCTGGGAAACGAAGCTTACCTCCAGGAACTGGATGCCTATATGTTGTATTACAACCAGAAACGAATGAAGTCCAAATTAAAAAACATGAGTCCGGTTGAATACCGGACTCATGCGCGACAAGCTGCTTAAATTTTTGTCTAACTTTTTTGGGTCAATTCATTACCGGCTGTCTATTTTTATTATACTAGTTTGTTGTTGAATTGCGTTTCTGTTCTCGTCTGCGTCTCAACCAGAGTATATCGAATGGGAGCCAGACGATGAACGGAATCAGGATGGCCAGCCAAATCTTGTACTCGTTGTTCGGAAACAGGAACAACAGCAGAAGCATACTGACCGTCAATGCGACGTAAGTGGCAATGACTAATTTCGGATGTGTTGAAAACATAGCTCAACCCCCTTAAACTTTGGACTAATCGGCCATATGGTCCGTCCGTTCGGCCGATTTGTACGAAAGCAGTTGCGTGTAGTTCGATTGCTTGAACAGTTTCAAGTGCTGCTTCTGTTTGATGTAATTGCCGGATAATAACATGGTGTCCTTCTTCGCTGAGAAGTAGCCAACCTTCAGCTTATAAGTGAGGAAGATTCCCGCCATTGCGCCCGCGATCTTCCCGACATACGGGATATAGGACAGAATCAATGTGGTGAGGATGACCGTACTAATCTTCCCTTCAGCGGTGATTTTGTAGTTCTTCCACGTACCGTATCTCCAGGTATTGTAGATGCTGCTGGTGGTGTAGGTGTTGCCGTTTTCAACATACGCCGACTCCGAGACATCTACACTGATTTTGTTGACAGCCGCCAGGTTCTGCGCTTCTTCCTTCTTGCTCATGAAGTCCGTGTCCAAAGACGTGAACTCATCCGCCACCCGTACCAGTTCGATCGTTCCTTCCGCTCCGGTGAGTATCGTCTTTACCACCGGTCCCTTCACTGTCTGTGTAGCGGTGTAGCTTTTCCCGTCGATCATCACTGTCTCGTCCAACGTCTCCAAGGATTCTGCAGACACCTGGTTTGTAGAGATGAAACTGAATAGAAGCAGTACGAAAATTGACATGAAACTGAACGTCTTCTTCATTGCCTAACCTTTGCAATCAGAATTTTCAGATATTCATGGTAACTATACCATAAGTCTACCAAAAATACTGATTTATTTGCGGCTGTGGGCATTGACTAATCGTCGCGTCCGAGGAATAGCTCCAGACGGGTAAGGAAGTCGCTTTTCTCGGTCAGTGAGACCGTGGTCTGGGAGTCCGTCGTCAAGCAATTCCCGTCTGTACTCCCCCAACATCTTCAGGTCGCACTTCAGCATATACGCTTCGGCAACCGTCAGGGTTATGGGCTCCGGCGGTTGCGTCTTCTCTAGGCGGGTGTACTCTTTGTAGAGCCTCTCCGAATCGTCGAACGTATACTCAGACAGGAATTCATCGAGTGTCTGCGAAAGGATTTTCCGCTCCAGTAGAAACATAATGAGGAGATTATTAGAAGCTTTTGCCACTTTTAATTATAATTTAGGCATAGAAAGTCGGTTCTCACGCTCTTTTGGTGAATTGCTTTGGCGAATATCTTTGAAGAAGATATCATTATCTTTCGATAATTACCATTGATAAAGAACCCGGTTTTTTAACACCTGAAAACCGGCTCGCCCGTACATCATACGTTTGATGGTTTTTAATCGGTTGACTTGTCCTTCTACCGGCCCATTGCTCCACGGTTCTTCAATGCTTAATTTTACTGCACTTAAATCCTGGATGACTCCCTGGATAAATGATTGGACAAAAGAGAAATCAACTTGTTTGTAAGTCGCTATCCAGTCCATCAGGTTTTCAGCCTTTTTTTTATTAAATAATTCTCGAAATGAGTGAACCAGCTCATCGAGCTTCATCAGTTGTGGGAACGTCTCTAGTAAATTCGGATGCAGCTTGTGAACCCGTCCCCGATGATTCCCTTTTTCGAAATCCCAGATTACACGGATAACTTTCTGGCGGATAGAGAGCATCGCCGGTTTGCTTTGTCGGGCTTGACGTCTTTCTTCGGCGACTAAGTTATTTAAGGTACCAAGAGATCCACAGTATCCTTCTGCCCGACAAGCAGTTTCAATTTGTTTCACTGTCTGCTCTTCTTGCACTAAGGAGCGAATGAGTGAATGAAATTGTTTGAAAGGAGAAGCTCGTTCATGGTTTGGCTTTTTTGTTTGTCGAAGATCGGCGTAAACCGTTCCACTTGAGATTTGAAGTTTACGTTAAATGACAGCTTTGGAATATCCTTCTTCAATTAGAGATTGTACCTGTTGGATTCGAGACCATCTTTTTTCTTCGTTCTTCATCCGTTGAGCTTCGTTTTTGCGAAGAGGGACGTTGAAACCGCGCCCCTGGGAAAGAAACAATTCTAAACGATTTTGACTATACACGACAATTTATATCCTATACATTGTCACACCCGCTGCATCTACATTGCGAGTGTGGTTTTTTTATATTATTCATTCATATAAATTGTGTGGGAATTGTGTGATACCATTAGCGTTGTGCATAAGCAAGAACTTTCCAGTAAGTGATTTTTTTACTAATGACAGTTTGAAAAAATCAAAAAAAAGGAGTGCTTCGCCCAAAACGAGTCGATTCCCTTTTTTTTGACTATTTAGTTACCGGTTTTCTGCTGAGCGGATTGACGATGGCGTAATCTGCTCCGTAATCCCGTGCCTTTTTAGGGTAGCCAATGTTGCTCTTTCTCCCTTGAGTGGTAAATCCAGGAATTCGTTCGAATTCCTTCCGGGCATCTCCCC
This window harbors:
- a CDS encoding IS4 family transposase, whose translation is MKQNTLFPNLIQKFITNEEVATLTELIGYEDTARKLTVGKLIEYLVTAAASEWKGYRHCGDVGTSAGLVDVDHSTISKKMKELDYQLMKKAFALVVGKCNRATRRALKIPNRLLLVDSTTITVGKSRLPWALYHGERSGIKLHVSYTPETNMPLDVVETTGLVHDGPVGERLADRRFILVQDRAYFNIKRIDRFVSDYQDFVIRVKENVELSTVKSLQRLPEEESNVTRDFTCRLGTPQSRSTKRHRMVFFTDHKGHEIRVVTNLLNLSAEAIARIYKARWGIESFFRWIKQNLNVPKLFGQTPNAVYNQLFAALIAYVLIQWLYQKTKLAIRLPALSLVAFQRTLLTGTLPLIWLDALTTFLHEYFALSRSSLSFIG
- a CDS encoding restriction endonuclease subunit S yields the protein MWVLSSKDSRLINEFISFFIQGTEFLETGNKSIGSKMPRADWNSVSELSFKIPTIKKQGKIVGYLKALENKIVKEKEKLMALEEQKKGFMQGMFV
- a CDS encoding transposase, which encodes MQEEQTVKQIETACRAEGYCGSLGTLNNLVAEERRQARQSKPAMLSIRQKVIRVIWDFEKGNHRGRVHKLHPNLLETFPQLMKLDELVHSFRELFNKKKAENLMDWIATYKQVDFSFVQSFIQGVIQDLSAVKLSIEEPWSNGPVEGQVNRLKTIKRMMYGRAGFQVLKNRVLYQW